The following are encoded in a window of Acropora muricata isolate sample 2 chromosome 6, ASM3666990v1, whole genome shotgun sequence genomic DNA:
- the LOC136919391 gene encoding E3 ubiquitin-protein ligase MGRN1-like — MGNRFSRQNEGVEDLESTSNPYRYPQLLGKNFFADYFLMGGSRFETPGPDAYLFGENADLNLLNPKPVSFPYPQSPGNEPTKTLRSLVNLRKDSLKLVKSSDHKSYFIEFVFDADVKCSVTIHYKATEDLSTGLAIYTSREPFTSSPKSYFSKGSGQVYNSSAKHRIRPSLFEDGELEFCPLKSSFFPVVVQIDVNDEDYLGHSNITLATFEKMCDGSYTIKPIKQKQMIDGLCYLLQEIYGIENKVNQKSVKEEEYDLEETGLECVICMSDMRDTLILPCRHLCLCRECAESLRYQANNCPICRSPFHALLQIRAFVKKDGNSRSQGNENDEDTWPGYEEMPLVEALNGTIRPDDIPQEAIARMRRRSASSIRSSGRRRIDSARSQRYVERSLSACSGMSRPSTAAGRSRLERASSATDRRVESREAFSQGEARGDTENAGVDFLPRRDAEIEELKNSPRLEELTSAHSEEGATAPVLSSPKTQEDDSQDNQVHVDVSLPGTPLSSDLSGRSSRSAGSITATTPTYVRLEEATGEATVHIVST, encoded by the exons ATGGGCAATCGGTTCAGCAGACAGAATGAGGGAGTCGAGGATCTCGAATCAACTTCAAATCCGTACAGATATCCCCAACTCTTAG GAAAGAACTTTTTTGCCGATTACTTCCTAATGGGTGGATCGAGATTTGAAACCCCCGGGCCCGATGCGTATCTATTTGGTGAGAATGCAGATTTAAATCTTCTAAACCCGAAGCCAGTTTCG ttTCCTTATCCTCAGTCTCCAGGCAATGAACCAACAAAAACCCTTCGAAGCCTTGTAAACTTGAGGAAAGATTCCCTTAAACTTGTGAA AAGCTCAGACCACAAGAGTTATTTTATCGAGTTTGTGTTTGATGCTGATGTGAAATGTTCTGTAACAATTCATTACAAGGCAACTGAAGATTTGTCTACGGGCTTGGCCAT tTACACATCAAGAGAGCCTTTTACATCATCACCAAAGTCGTATTTTTCAAAAGGCTCAGGGCAAGTTTATAACAGCTCAGCCAAGCACAGAATTCGGCCGAGTTTATTTGAAGATGGCGAG cTGGAGTTTTGTCCCTTAAAAAGCTCCTTCTTCCCTGTAGTTGTCCAGATTGATGTCAATGATGAAG ATTATTTGGGACATTCCAACATCACTTTGGCAACATTTGAGAAAATGTGCGATGGATCATACACAATCAAACCCATAAAGCAGAAACAAATG ATTGATGGCCTATGCTATCTACTTCAAGAAATTTATGGAATTGAAAATAAAGTGAATCAAAAAAGCGTAAAG GAAGAAGAATATGATTTAGAGGAGACAGGCTTAGAGTGTGTCATCTGTATGAGCGACATGAGGGACACACTCATTTTACCCTGCAGACATTTATGTTTATGTCGAGAGTGTG cGGAAAGTCTGAGGTATCAAGCGAATAACTGTCCCATTTGTCGATCTC CATTTCATGCCCTTCTTCAAATTCGCGCTTTTGTCAAGAAAGATGGGAACTCTCGCTCACAG GGCAATGAAAACGATGAAGACACATGGCCAGGCTATGAAGAAATGCCTCTGGTAGAAGCATTGAATGGCACAATCAGACCAGATGATATACCACAAG AAGCGATTGCGCGGATGCGTCGAAGATCTGCGTCAAGCATTCGCTCTTCCGGTAGAAGGCGAATTGACAGTGCTCGTAGTCAACGGTACGTTGAACGTTCATTGTCCGCATGCTCGGGAATGTCACGACCTTCCACGGCTGCTGGAAGAAGCCGATTGGAGCGTGCGTCATCTGCCACTGATCGTCGCGTCGAGTCTAGGGAAGCTTTTTCGCAAGGCGAAGCGAGAGGAGACACGGAAAATGCAGGTGTTGATTTCTTACCGCGGAGAGACGCAGAAATCGAGGAATTAAAAAACAGCCCTAGACTTGAAGAGTTGACCTCAGCTCACAGCGAGGAAGGAG CTACAGCCCCAGTCTTGTCAAGTCCCAAAACTCAAGAGGACGATTCACAAGACAATCAAGTTCATGTGGACGTGTCATTACCAGGGACGCCGCTGAGCAGTGATTTAAGTGGGCGCAGTAGTCGCAGCGCGGGAAGTATTACAGCAACCACGCCAACCTACGTCCGTTTAGAAGAGGCTACAGGAGAAGCCACTGTCCACATTGTATCAACATAA